The DNA sequence GATCGAAGAGAAGCTGCGCACGAGCATAAGTGACCGGGGGCCCGCTAGAAGGCTAGGAGATGCTCGCGCCGGGACGGAGGCGGAAAACCGCGGACTACGTTGATCCCTGCCTGGCGTCAAAGCCTTACAGACCAATGACGGCAGCAACGGGGATGACAATGGGGCACAGGGACGGGGACAAGATGAGGCAAGTGGCGATGGTCAGCACTGCGAGTGTCCTTTGGTTGGGCTGATGTGGGTGCCCCCAGATGATCTGGAGGCGCCCGATCGGGAGGAATTTTGGGGCTTGTTGGGGTCAAATGGTAGAACCGGCGTCAAACCCTTAGAGACCGAACGGCACAGTCACCGGGACAATCGGGCAAAGCACCGGGAAAAGGATGCAAACAGGGATGCTGAACATTGGGTTTCTCCTTATCTTGGAGATGGAAATTGTGGTTGCGTAGCGCGGATGAAGGCGTCGCGACAAAGAAAGTAGCGGCGGTCGCTGAACAGGCCCTGAACGCCGGGAAACCAGCTGCAGCGCTCGAAGCGTGAGCCAATCAACGAAGATCTCCAACGGTCTGTTGGTGTATGAACCGACAAAGCGAGTGAAGGTTCCCGTCCGTCTGTTATGATTTCCGACCGAGCGAGGGGAGCTGTTTAGGGCGACGGCGCGCTGGTAGGTCGTCGCGGTGATGGCGGCCGCGGGGCTCTCCGGGCTGCAGGCCTACCCCAAGAGGTTCCGGCACGGCCTTGGAATTGCGGCCGTCACGGCCGGGGGTGCCGCTGCCGACGATCGCGGCTGTGCTCGGCCACGCCTACATCGCGACCACGGCAACTTACACAACCTTGGTCGGGGTCGAGGCGCGGGGATTTCTCGCGCGGATGCGGGCGGCTGGGTAAGCCAAGCTGCATTACTCGCACTTTCCGCGTTTTCCCACTTTTCTTCGTCTTCGTCATAAGTGCGTTGGATGCTTCACAGAAGGGGCCGCACGTCGGCGGCAATGCCTACGCAGGGCGCGGCGTGAAACAGGGCTATTGTGAAATTTGTGGTTTCCGATTCCTATCTTCCTTAGGAGCGTTTGTTCAGCGACTGTTCAGCGTCCAAGTGCAAAGTCCTGTTGTCGCCACCGCCACCGGTGGTCTAGGAGAAAAATCCAATGCGTAAGTTTCTCTTCTGCTCGGCTCCCGTAGTTGCCGTTCTTGTCACTGCCGCCAGCCCCGCGGCCGCCCTCGACCCTGGGGCAGCAGCGTTGGGACTAACGGGCATTGCTGTCGGCGCTGCTGCTGCCGGCATGTTGGTTGCCGCGCCTATCGCGGCCGGAGCTGCGATCATTGCCGCAGGTATAGCCATCTTCTGATCGGAGCAATTACTGAAGTCTATGCCGTTTCAAGAGGAAGGAGAGCCCCTCTCCTCCCTTTCTTGGCCGCTGCGGAGCCCAAACAGGCTCAAGCTCGTGCCGCCGTACGGTCTCTGTGGCCTGCGTTAAGCGCCAGAATACTTGGCGTCGACCTTGCGTTTGATCGCCTCGATTCGGTCGATCTCCTCCTGTGAAGGCCCGTCGTAGCCATTGTCGCTCTTTGTTGCCCCGCTCGGCGCGAGGTTTCGACTGGTTCTCGGCGTAGCCGGCACAGAAGGTACGAAAGCGCCGCTTGGCGCGGCGCTTGTGAGGCCCGTGCGTTGTAGCTTTTCTGGCGACTTGGGCGTCCCGTCACGCCGTCGCGGCCGCCGCGAGGCGGCGGTGTGACGGCGCCGGAGCGGGCGTACATCGGCCGATCGAGCGTGCCGCGACGGCCGGCTTCCGGTCGCGGGGCAAGCGTCACCGTGCCGGGTCTGTCCCGGCGGGCGTCGATGCGGTCGGCGGGGTCGGGGCTACCCGGTGTCGACGAACGGCTGGACCAGCGAGCGCATCAGCCGGGGCTGTCCAGCCCGGACGTGGCCGAGCGAGCTGGCCATCATGACGGCGATGGTGAGCCCGATGCGCGTCTGCTTGCGGGCCTAGCCGCGCACGAAGTGCCGCTCGAGGCCGAAGTCCTGGTTGACCCGGCCTGTAGCTTCGCTCGAGAGCGGCGCGGAGGCGGTATTCCGGGCACCACGACGGGCTGCCGTGCAGGGTCGGCTGAAGATCCGCACGATTCGCCCGTACCGCCTAGCCGTGCGTCCGGCGCGGCGGCGGCAGTGCGCGCAACCGGCGCAGACCTCGCCCCCGGCCGCCGCCGGACAACGGCACTTGAGCGTGTCGCGATCCGCTTCGAACCCCTGGAAGGTCATGCGCCGCTCGGGCCCGGTCTCGGGGCAGACGCAGCGCACCTCGCCCTGCTCCGTGTACACGATGCTGTCCGCCCGCCCGGGATCCACACTGCCGCGACGGCAGAAAGAAAGGTCCGCGATCCAGAATTGATTGATTTCTAGCCAGCGACCTGATGCCTGCGTCCGTTCCACAATCTGCGTCAGCTTGCAGGCCGGTGCTCCGACTACCGACCCGCGGAATAGCAACCCGCCTACCCGGCCAACCCGCCCATACGTTTTTCACTGTCGTTGCCCCGGATCTCGTGTTGACTTTGTGTTGACTCTTCCAGATATGCCACCCTGCAGGGAATCGAAAAGTCCTTGAAACTTCAAATAGTTTCGAGGGCTTCTCTTGGTTGCGGGGGCAGGATTTGAACCTGCGACCTTCAGGTTAGGAGAATGCCCAAATGCACTTGCCTCGCTTGCTTCCCCGTCCTTCCTCCCCTCGATTTCCGTCTTGCGATCCGGGGGCACAGCCGTATATTAATCCCCCCAAGGGAACGATTATATGCCGCTGACTGCCGACCTGACCATCCGCGAGACCGCGGCGCTTTCCGGAGTGCCGAAGGCAACGATCGAGAAGGCCATCGAGGTCCGGGTCTTGCGCACCCTCCCTGCCCCACCGCGCTTTCGCGGCGGGGCAAGGCGATACCTCCCGATCCAAGCGGTCGCCTATTTCCGTTCCCTCAAGGAAGCTGATCTCGCGGGCCTCCCGACGCGGCACAAGCGAACAATTTGGAGGGAGATCGTTCGCTCCGAACCCATGCGACTGGCAGCCATCGAGTTTGCACCTGGCACGGTGCTTGACCTCGAGCGCCTCGCCGCCGGCTGCCTGCGCTACGCCGTACATTACAAGAATGCGCGTGATCGCCACATTGCATCGGACCCGGACATCCTCGGTGGCACGCCGGTCATCATCGGCACCCGACTCACGGTCTATGCGGTCCTCGGACGATTGCAGGACGGTGATTCCGTCGACGATCTTGCGGAAGACTATCCGGAGGTTCCGCGGGAGGCCTTCATGGCCGCCGAGCTGTACGCCAAGGCACACCCGCTTCGAGGCCGGCCGTCCGGCAGACCCTGGCGTCAAGCGAACTGAGAAGCTGCCGCAGCGATACCGTGCGGCTATTTCTCGACGAGTGCATCTCGCCCGCCATCGCCCGAGCTCTCAACACCGAAGGAGACCACGTCGCCATGCACCCGCGCGACTTTGGCGGTTTAGGTGCGCCGGATCATGAGGTGCTTGCACGCTGCACCGAACACGATCTCGTTCTCGTTACCGAAAACGCTCACGACTTTCGCGCGTTGATCGCCACGCAATCCATCCAACCTGGCCTCATTGTGCTGCCTTGCGTGGGCCGCGCACGTTCGGAGGCGCTGCCGCGCGCGGCCATCGACTTCCTGTCAGAACGCGGCGACCCGATGGACGTCATGGTCAACCACGTGCTCGAAGTATCCACGGAACCGACTATGCAGCTCTACCCGTTGTCTGACGGGGTACGGTGATCGATCCACTGGATTGCCACCCTTGCAGGCGCGCCGGCTGGACCGGAGGCCAACACCCTACGGAACAGCGAGACCGGCGGGGCTAACTTTTGCTTCCACGGATTCAGAACTGCTTCATCTCCGTCATAGAGCGCGACCTGATGCTGCGTCCGTCCCTGACCAAGCGACTCGTCAACCACGCACAGCCGGACGATGTGGCGGGATTGGACGTGGACGTGCTGAATCTGTTCGAAGCTTGAACGGACTGCACCGTCGCAGGATTTACGTGGTGCGGACCGACGGCGGGGCAATCGTGAAGGGGGCGGCGAGGCGGAGCCGGGCGGGAAATGCGGCACCATAGATCTCCCCTGAGTATCGGGACCTTGCGGCGCAGTATGCCGGGGCTGGTGCGGTCGTGAGGCACCACCTCGTCCGCCCAAATTTACCGCGACCGGTAGTGCAACGAATCCGGTCTGCGTTTCTGCCATTCGCAACGACCTGCCTAGCGAGCCCTGAGCGTGAACCACCTGACTGTGAACCTGAGCGCGGAATGCTGGCCTCGGAGTGCAGTCGATCTACCAAGTCGGTCAGTTGTCAGGAAACATTTTCAGCTGTTCCCTATATTTATAAAGCAACGCCCCAGTAGTAATTGTTTTGTCAGCCCCAGCATCCAACGCGGCGCGCACCGCGTCATCACCTTCTTCTTTGCCAATAGCTAAAGACAGTTCAATGTTTGGGTCATTGATTCCCAACTCTTTCAAGTACTGCATTTTGTCAAGAAAATGCGCCTGTTCTTCTTGCGCATCACTACTCTGGCTAACAAAAGCAGCAATTACAGGATTCCCCATTCTGTTTTTCGACATGCTCGCAATCAAATCCATTAAGTCTGCACTATAGCTAGAAATTTGCCTTATGTCTTCCTCGCGCAGGTCATAAAACATTAGCTCAACATCTGCAGCCTTCCTTGCTGCTGGGTGAGCATCTGTTGCGATGGAGAGTTCGGCTAGATAAAGGAAGAATAATCTCCACGGTTCATCTGTTTTGCCTATCCTGTCGGCCTCAGAGCTTTGCTCGTCAACCCAGACGTAATAGGCGAGACCGGTTGGACTCGTTAGGAAATTGGAGATCGCTTTTGTTTCAGATGAAATATCGACGGAATCTCTTGTGCTGGTAGCATACGCGCCCTTGTGCATGATGCTTCTCAGCGACGAAAGTAATATCGCTGTATCAGACTTTACCTGCTGCTGCGCCTGATAGTCACTGGTGGAAACTTTGTAATGTGCTCGCGTCACATAAATTGCAATAAGGACGCTGACGATTATGCCCAAGGGTGTCATTGCGAGTGACAGGACTTGGTAACTTGTCAGTGATTGCTCCTAATGCCTGCATGTCCGTTCAGGGGCTGCGCTACAGGACGAACTTTTGCCTCTGACTTTCAATATCTGGCGTCACAACCCGGCTCATGACTGCAGAATATGGTAGCAGATCAGCGTACGCCGCCCACCACATATGAAGTCAACGCCATGCCGTGTCTCTGCCTACGGGCCGGGCCGTGACCGGGACGAAGTTGCCGAGCACTGGGGCGGGATGAATGCGATCCGCCGGGTGCCCGCATCAACGCGCTCATGGCCGCGACAGCCAAGGCCAATGGTCTGATCCTCGTGACCCGCAACGTCGCTGATGTGGCGGGATTGGACGTGGACGTGCTGAATCCGTTCGAAGCTTGAACGGACTGCACCGCCGCAGGGTTTACGTGGTGCGGACCAACGGCGGGGCAATCGTGAAGGGGGCGGCGAGGCGGAGCCGGGCGGGTAATGCAGACATGTGCGGCGAAGGAAGGTCAGTACTTATCGGTCATCGATGATGCCAGGTAGGTCACATAGGGAATTCAATCCCCGCTCCCCGTTCCCCCGACAATTGTGCTTTCAACTGCCGTCCGGCGAGGCGCCCATATTGTCCCGGATTTTCGACAATGTCACCGTCATCATCCCTTAGCCAAAGAATGGACGTCTCACCTTGTCCGTCATAAGCGACATAGCCGAGTTGCATCATGGCCTGCGCAAGACGCCCTACCAAGCCAACCGCACGTTGGGCGCGCTCTCGAAGATGTTCAATCTCGTGGAAGCCTGGGGCCTGTGCACGGACGGCGGAAATCCCTGCCGCTTCGTACAGACGTACAAGGAGAAGCGGCGGGAGCGGTTCCTGCCCGAGGAGGAGTTTGCGCGGCTCGGCCGGGTGCTGGTCGAGGTCGAGACCGAAGGTGCGGAGACGCCGGTGGCCGCCTGCGGGCGGTGGCTCGTGAACGCGATTCGCCTCGGCGCTCCCGTGGCGGTCCCCGAAATTGCGGACTACGAAGTCCAGCGAGAACTCATCAGGACGTGTCGGAGCGCCGGCATCGCGGCTCGGCGCTCTCATCGGGCAGATCGAATTCCTGCCCATCCGAACCCCGGCCATGCGCCGTCCTGTCAGGAGGTCTCGATACTCAACACGACGAATGCGTACCGGCCCAAGGCGTCATAGAGACCGGGAAAGGTGTTGCCGTTGCCGGACGCGAAACCATCGGCCGCCACGCCGGCGATCGGCGGGGCCCGGTCGAACAGGTTGTTGATCCCGAAGCGCAGGCTGGCCGAATCGCTGAAGTCCCAGACGGCGGAGAGGTCGAAGTAGTGCCGGGCGCCGAGATCGAGCCCGGCGGGGCTCGGGTCCTCGACGCGGCTGACGTACCGCCACCCGAGCGCGGGTTGCAACTGCCAGGGGGTCAGCCAGGTCAGGCGCAGGTTGTTCCGAAACTCCGGATTGGGCGAGCCGCAGGTGGGCCCCCACTTGCCAGCGCAATTGAACGTGGGTGAACCAGGCGAGGCCTGGGCTTCGGTCCTGGCGGCAATGGCAAGCACATTGCTGACGTCCAGGCGGCCCCAGTCGCCGAGGTCGAGGCGGTAGTTTGCCGTGAGGTCATATCCCTCCACCTTCACGATGGCCAGGTTGTCCAGGACCGCCACGACGTGGCCGCTGTCCTCGATGTCGGAGCCCAGCCAGAGATCGCCGCTCCGGCCGCGCCTCACCTTGGCGCACTGCGACGTGTTGCCGTCCAGGCACTGGTTCAGGATGAAGGCCGGCCCCACCATGCCGATCGCATCCCTGACCTCGATCGCGTAGTAGTCGAGGCTGAGGGTCAGGCCGTCGATCACGGACGGCGTCCAGACGAACCCGTAGGTGACGGTGTCGGATTCCTCGGGCGCGAGATCGGGGTTTCCGCCCACGAGGAGGTGGTACTGGTTGGCGGGCGAGTGCTCGATGTGGCCGAACTGGGTGGCCGTCACGCCGCTCCGGGCGCACTCCTCGAAGGTGCGGCCGGCCGCTGTCGTGCCGTCGGTGACCGGACCGCCGCACGGGTCGGCGGCCATGTCGAACAGGCCGAGGGTCTGCGGCAGGAATCGTTCGCGGAGGCCGGGTCCGCGGAGCGCCTGCTGCACGCTGGCGCGCACGCGGAAGTCGGAATTGACGGCCCAGCCCGCGCGGAGCCCGAACGTGTCGGTCTGCGTGCCGTAGTCGTAATCGGAACGGCGGTACCCGCCGTGCAGCACCACTTCGTCCGCGTACGCGGCGTCGTGGACCACCGGGATCCCCGCCTCCACAAAGAGCTCCCTGACCCCGATCTCGCCGCTGACGGGGTGACGGGCGGCGCCCTGGCTGGCGCCGTCATCGCTGCGGTACGCCTCGTCCGGGTTGTATTCCAGGCGTTCACTCCGGTACTCAGCGCCGATCACCACGTCCGGACCCGTAACCGCGAATGGCGATCGGATGCCGTAGTCGCCGAGATTGCCGGTCACGTGTCCGGACACGGTCGTTTGCTCCGTGAACCCGCGGGACGACAGGGGAAGCGTCAGGTAGTCGAGCATCGGCTGCGTCACCGCCCCTTCCCGAAAAATGTTCCAGGGCACGCAGGCCGGGTCGGAGCCGTCCAGCGCCGAACGGCACACGATCTGTCCCGTGGCGGGATCCCGAACCGCGTCGAGGGCGCGCTCAATTCGGGAAACCGACAGGTCATTCCGGTACTCCTCCTCCATCTCCACCCTGGCGCGGAGGTAGTACAGGTCATACTGCCAGCGGTCGGTGAGGTCCCCCCGCAGGCCGACCAGGCCCCGGTAGGAGGTGTGGCGGAAATCGTCCTGGCGCGGCCCCCCCTCGACGTTGCGCCGCCCGATGAACACCGTCTGCTCGTCGTCGGGCGTCAAGCCGTAGCGGCCGCAGAGGAGCTCGAACTGCTGCGGGGACAGGAACGCGTTGCCGCAGCCCAGCGAATTCGTCACGAAGAACGTGCCGGAGGGCGCGATCTGCGCCACCGAGCGGTTGTCCATGAACATGAGTTCGGTGTAGGCCTGAGCGCGGTCGTTGACGTCGAAGTCAGCCAGCAGGCCGGCGGTCCATCGCTTGTCCGGCCGCTGGAAGTAGTTGGACGGGCCGTAGTTGAAGGTGGCGCCTTCCCGGGGCACGAACCGGTCGCCCTCCACCGTGTAGTCGAAGCTGTCCAGACCCTGCAGCGCCAGGATGCCGAAATCCGAGAAGGTGCCCTGCGCCTGCGTGGCCGAGCCGGTACACGCGGTGAGGTCGTTGCTCAGTGCACACGAGCTGTAGTCCCGGCTGCCCTGCAACACGGCCGCGATGTCGCGGTAGGTCGCGTAGGCCGTGACGTGGCCGCGGCCAGCGGCGAAGGCGCTCCCCACGATCAGCGAGGCATTCGCGATGTCTCCGTCCCGCACGGAACCGTCGGCCGGCCGGTAGCCGGCGTCGCGCACGACGTCCTGCCACCGCGTGTCGTCGTTGTCGTGCTGGTACTGGCTCAGCTGGTAGGTCAGTCGGACGCCCTCAAAGTCGTCCATCAGGTGGAAATTGATGACCCCGGCGACGGCGTCGGAGCCGTAGGTGGCCGAGGCGCCGCCGGTCAGCACGTCGACGGATTCGATGAGGGCGCCGGGAATCTGGTTGATGTCCGCGCCGGCCCCGCCCTGCAGCGGCGAGCCGGGCGGGAGGCGCCGGCCGTTGACCAGCACCAGCGACCGCTCCGCCCCCAGCCCGCGCAGATTCACCGTGGCCGTGCCGGTGGCGCCGTTCGACTGGCTCGAGTTCTGGAACGAGAACACCTGCGGGAGGCGGCTCAGCGCGTCCTCCACCCGGACGGTGCCCTGCGACAGCAGATCCTCCGCCCGGGTCCGAACCAACGGGCTCGCACTGGTCAGCTCGGGATTCGGAATCCGCGTCCCGGTCACCACGATGTCCGCCAGTTCCAGTTCCTGCGCCGGGGGATCGGCGCCGGGCTCTCCGTCGTCGGCGATTGCGGGGATGGCGGCTTCGGCCAGCAGCAAGATGCAGACGGCCATGGCCAGGCCGATTCGTTCAATTGGTCTAGGCATCGTGTTTCCCTCGTCGATCAACTGCGACCCCGGCGCGCCTCGGGCGCCCGCACCGGAAAGCGGTGCGGAGCCTGGGCTCGATCTCGGGGAGGGCGGCGCGGAAGGCGTAAACGGCGGGCCCGACGACGGCCGGGAACCGGGCCGGGTCGCTGCGCCGTTCGACCATGTCGGTGCTTTGTCGTGCCGCCGCGTCTCGCAGGATCCCGTTGTTTCCCATTCCGATCACCATCCGGACGTAGTCTCCGGCCGCAGCCCTGTCATGCGGGCTTACCCGGGAAATGGTGACGGCCGGCCACGGTGTCCAAGACCGTTTTCTTGTCGGCTGGATAACATTGGCTGATGGTTCTTGTTGGGCGGATAGCGTCAGCTGATGGAGCCGTGGGATGGGCCGGGATCCGGCAAGCGCCGGCGCTCGCGGGCGACGGTTGCGGAGCGGTCAGTGCCCTAATGAATGGCGCCGGCTTGCTCCCGATCGGGGCGCACCGGTGGTGTCGCTATCGGCAATGGCCGCAGCCACGCCGGCGGCCACGACGCGAGTCTCCCGGTTGCGCGTGGTCCGGCCGCGCCCGGCGATCAGAATCAACGGGTCCAAAGATCGGCCGCAGCGACGTACGATAGAGGTCGCTCCGCGCGACCACTTCACCGGCTGGACGCCGGGCCTGCGCGAGGAGAGCCCGCCCTCGTCGTCAGTTTCCGGATGTTTCCCCCAACGCCGGATACGGAAGCGAGCGTCTTCGTCCCGGTGCCCTGACCCACAGCCCATTACGCCGTGGCTGCAGCTGACTTTGTTCGGCCTTGCGCCTTCACCCTGACGCCTCACGCACAGCTTGCCTGCCGCCGCTTCCCGATCGCTGTACTGCCGAACCCACGGCCATGGCTGGCGGCCGCCCGACGATCTTCAGGGGCCTGACCGGCGGGTGACGTTCGCACGGCGCTTCTCTCTCACTTAACCCAGAAAAGCGTGGAGCAGCATCCCGATCACCAGGCCGCCCATGACGGCGACCGCGGCAAAGGCAACTTTGGTCGGGACGAAGCGCAGAACGACCGCAGACTGCCGCAAGGGCGCCGCGAGAGGGAGTTCGCGGCTCTAATCGATGAAGAAGCTGCACAAATCGAGGCCATTTGCAAAGAGGTCTTTGACGATGGC is a window from the Rhodospirillales bacterium genome containing:
- a CDS encoding DUF433 domain-containing protein, translated to MPLTADLTIRETAALSGVPKATIEKAIEVRVLRTLPAPPRFRGGARRYLPIQAVAYFRSLKEADLAGLPTRHKRTIWREIVRSEPMRLAAIEFAPGTVLDLERLAAGCLRYAVHYKNARDRHIASDPDILGGTPVIIGTRLTVYAVLGRLQDGDSVDDLAEDYPEVPREAFMAAELYAKAHPLRGRPSGRPWRQAN
- a CDS encoding DUF5615 family PIN-like protein; protein product: MRLFLDECISPAIARALNTEGDHVAMHPRDFGGLGAPDHEVLARCTEHDLVLVTENAHDFRALIATQSIQPGLIVLPCVGRARSEALPRAAIDFLSERGDPMDVMVNHVLEVSTEPTMQLYPLSDGVR
- a CDS encoding TonB-dependent receptor — translated: MPRPIERIGLAMAVCILLLAEAAIPAIADDGEPGADPPAQELELADIVVTGTRIPNPELTSASPLVRTRAEDLLSQGTVRVEDALSRLPQVFSFQNSSQSNGATGTATVNLRGLGAERSLVLVNGRRLPPGSPLQGGAGADINQIPGALIESVDVLTGGASATYGSDAVAGVINFHLMDDFEGVRLTYQLSQYQHDNDDTRWQDVVRDAGYRPADGSVRDGDIANASLIVGSAFAAGRGHVTAYATYRDIAAVLQGSRDYSSCALSNDLTACTGSATQAQGTFSDFGILALQGLDSFDYTVEGDRFVPREGATFNYGPSNYFQRPDKRWTAGLLADFDVNDRAQAYTELMFMDNRSVAQIAPSGTFFVTNSLGCGNAFLSPQQFELLCGRYGLTPDDEQTVFIGRRNVEGGPRQDDFRHTSYRGLVGLRGDLTDRWQYDLYYLRARVEMEEEYRNDLSVSRIERALDAVRDPATGQIVCRSALDGSDPACVPWNIFREGAVTQPMLDYLTLPLSSRGFTEQTTVSGHVTGNLGDYGIRSPFAVTGPDVVIGAEYRSERLEYNPDEAYRSDDGASQGAARHPVSGEIGVRELFVEAGIPVVHDAAYADEVVLHGGYRRSDYDYGTQTDTFGLRAGWAVNSDFRVRASVQQALRGPGLRERFLPQTLGLFDMAADPCGGPVTDGTTAAGRTFEECARSGVTATQFGHIEHSPANQYHLLVGGNPDLAPEESDTVTYGFVWTPSVIDGLTLSLDYYAIEVRDAIGMVGPAFILNQCLDGNTSQCAKVRRGRSGDLWLGSDIEDSGHVVAVLDNLAIVKVEGYDLTANYRLDLGDWGRLDVSNVLAIAARTEAQASPGSPTFNCAGKWGPTCGSPNPEFRNNLRLTWLTPWQLQPALGWRYVSRVEDPSPAGLDLGARHYFDLSAVWDFSDSASLRFGINNLFDRAPPIAGVAADGFASGNGNTFPGLYDALGRYAFVVLSIETS